Proteins found in one Takifugu rubripes chromosome 17, fTakRub1.2, whole genome shotgun sequence genomic segment:
- the tlr3 gene encoding toll-like receptor 3, giving the protein MMLGGPSLFLFSLLITWCCMTGRRHAVYGQKKTSCVVQGSSADCSHLSLSSIPPDLPRNLTSLDVSHNRLRGIPPESLRPYPGLLHLSVSYNTIAKLDGRLCETLPRLQTLDVAHNQVLALREEDLSRCSGLTALILRSNRLKLQGEPFSGLQKLTYLDVSLNNLQSARLGSRPQLPALVNLSLAQNGITVLKRDDFSFLNHSSSLRVLNLSSVPLKTLEPGCLKPISGLSTLILDGSNMGALVIAGICSQLSGTAISSLSLRNMKLASLPNTTFAGLQQTNLSCLDLSRNGLGKIENGSFQWLPRLETLILMENNIKHLTRDTFQGLQSLKTLQLTKALVKGHTSATPIIDNFSFQPLTTLESLVLQKTAIREITTQTFTGLTSLKELDLSWSSCLSLKTITNETFLSLAASPLRKLNLTGAAVVQISPGGFSTLKSLTVLLLDSNFIKQTLTGREFEGLGQLEEIHMSLNFQKVNLSSASFAAVPRLKVLTLGKSLTSTALNVDPSPFSPLVNLTFLDLSNNNIANIRRTLLKGLVNLRVLKLQHNNFARLWKNNNVGGPVMFLQDTLKLKTLLMDSNGLDEIPAGALRGLRELQELSLGNNLLNSLRPSVFDDLISLRALFLQKNVITSVRPEVFETPLSNLSLLVMGKNPYDCTCESILWYATWLNNTNTTSVPDLAEQYTCNTPLTYFNRSIMTFDPLSCKDMTPFRALYVVSSTTVILLLTVALFMRFHGWRIRFYWNIVVNRTLGFSDATVEEGRQFEYDAYVIHAEDDGGWVERRLLPLENGRCKFCLEVRDSNLGMSQLESIVNNIRNSRKILFVVTETLLMDPWCRRFTAHQALHQVIEASRDSVVLVFLQDVHDYKLSRTLFLRRGMLRSCCVLYWPVHKERVPAFHQKLLIALGMTNRLQD; this is encoded by the exons ATGATGCTCGGTGGGCCTTCCctgttcctcttttctctgctcatcACGTGGTGCTGCATGACCGGACGGCGCCACGCTGTGTATGGCCAGAAGAAGACCTCGTGTGTCGTGCAAGGCAGCAGCGCCGACTGCAGCCACCTCAGCCtgtcctccatccctccagACCTTCCCAGGAACCTCACCAGCCTGGACGTGTCTCACAACAGGTTACGGGGGATCCCCCCCGAGTCTCTGAGGCCGTACCCGGGCCTCCTTCACCTCAGCGTCAGCTACAACACCATCGCCAAGCTGGACGGCCGACTGTGTGAGACGCTGCCACGGCTGCAGACACTGGACGTTGCACACAACCAAGTGTTGGCGCTGAGGGAGGAGGATCTGAGCCGCTGCAGCGGGCTGACGGCGCTGATTCTGCGCAGCAATCGGCTAAAGCTGCAGGGGGAACCTTTCTCCGGCCTGCAG AAGCTGACGTATCTGGACGTTTCCTTAAACAACCTGCAGTCGGCCAGGCTGGGCTCACGGCCTCAGCTGCCCGCTCTGGTCAACCTCAGCCTGGCGCAAAATGGCATCACCGTCCTGAAGAGAGATGACTTTTCCTTCCTGAATCACTCGTCCTCTCTCCGAGTGCTCAACCTGTCATCGGTGCCCCTGAAAACG CTGGAGCCCGGTTGCCTGAAGCCCATTTCGGGCCTGAGTACTTTAATCTTGGACGGGAGCAACATGGGCGCTCTGGTGATCGCTGGAATCTGCTCGCAGCTGTCCGGGACGGCCATCAGCAGCCTGTCTCTGCGGAACATGAAGCTGGCCTCTCTCCCAAACACCACCTTTGCAGGACTCCAGCAAACCAACCTGAGCTGCCTGGATCTGTCCCGTAACGGCCTGGGGAAAATCGAAAACGGCTCATTTCAGTGGCTGCCACGACTCGAGACCCTAATTTTAATGGAGAACAACATCAAGCATCTGACCCGAGACACGTTTCAGGGTCTCCAGAGTCTGAAAACCCTCCAGCTGACAAAGGCTCTGGTGAAAGGTCACACCTCTGCCACCCCCATTATTGACAACTTCTCCTTCCAGCCTTTAACGACCCTGGAGAGTTTGGTATTACAGAAAACTGCAATTCGGGAAATTACAACGCAGACGTTCACGGGCTTGACCAGTCTGAAGGAGCTGGACCTGAGCTGGAGTAGCTGTCTCTCACTCAAGACCATTACTAACGAGACCTTCCTGTCTCTGGCTGCTTCTCCACTCAGAAAGCTGAATCTGACGGGAGCGGCGGTAGTGCAGATCAGTCCTGGAGGCTTCTCCACCTTAAAGAGCCTCACTGTTCTTCTCTTGGATTCCAACTTCATCAAACAAACCCTGACTGGCAGAGAGTTCGAAGGCTTgggtcagctggaggagatTCACATGTCTCTGAACTTCCAGAAAGTCAATCTAAGCTCCGCCTCTTTTGCTGCTGTGCCCCGACTGAAGGTCCTGACTCTGGGGAAGAGCCTGACCAGCACGGCCCTGAACGTGGATCCCTCTCCGTTCAGCCCCCTGGTCAATCTCACCTTCCTGGACCTCAGCAACAACAACATCGCCAACATCAGGAGGACCTTGCTCAAAGGTCTGGTTAACCTCAgggtgctgaagctgcagcacaacaACTTTGCCCGTTTATGGAAGAACAACAATGTGGGTGGGCCGGTAATGTTTCTGCAGGACACGCTGAAACTGAAGACCCTACTGATGGACAGCAACGGGCTGGATGAGATCCCAGCTGGGGCTCTGAGAGGACtgagagagctgcaggagctgagccTGGGCAACAACCTCCTCAACAGCCTGCGGCCGTCTGTCTTCGATGACCTGATCTCCCTGCGCGCTTTGTTTTTACAGAAGAACGTGATCACGTCAGTGAGGCCCGAAGTGTTTGAAACGCCCTTGAGCAACCTCAGCCTGCTCGTCATGGGCAAGAATCCCTACGACTGCACGTGCGAGAGCATCCTGTGGTACGCCACTTGGCTGaacaacaccaacaccaccagCGTGCCGGACCTGGCGGAGCAGTACACGTGCAACACCCCGCTGACCTACTTCAACCGCTCCATCATGACGTTCGACCCCCTTTCCTGCAAAGACATGACCCCCTTCCGGGCCCTGTATGTGGTGAGCAGCACCACCGTGATCTTGCTGCTGACGGTCGCGCTCTTTATGCGATTCCATGGATGGAGGATTCGGTTCTACTGGAATATCGTGGTCAACCGCACTTTGGGATTCAGCGACGCCACGGTGGAGGAGGGCCGTCAGTTTGAGTACGACGCCTACGTCATACACGCCGAGGACGACGGCGGCTGGGTGGAGAGGCGGCTGCTGCCGTTGGAGAATGGGAGGTGCAAGTTTTGCTTGGAGGTTCGAGATTCAAACCTCGGAATGTCGCAGTTGGAATCCATCGTCAACAACATAAGGAACTCCCGGAAAATCCTGTTCGTTGTCACCGAAACGCTCCTCATGGATCCCTGGTGTCGACG GTTCACGGCTCATCAGGCTCTGCACCAGGTGATCGAAGCCAGCAGGGACTCCGTGGTCCTGGTCTTCCTGCAGGACGTCCACGACTACAAGCTGTCTCGGACGCTCTTCCTCCGCAGGGGCATGCTGCGCTCCTGCTGTGTCCTGTACTGGCCCGTCCATAAAGAGAGGGTCCCAGCGTTCCACCAAAAGCTCCTCATAGCGCTCGGCATGACCAACCGCTTGCAGGACTGA
- the cyp4v2a gene encoding cytochrome P450 4V8 yields MADLLGGFTLPLLGASVFVAALTCFTYRMLSDYLHKWFQMKPIPELEGTYPLIGNALQFKPNAGDFFNQIVEYTRENYHRPLFKIWVGPVPFVVLFHPETVEPVLTNAVHMEKSYSYSFLHPWLGTGLLTSTGPKWRRRRKMLTPTFHFSILADFLEVMNEQAEILVEKLDQQAGKGPFNCFSYVTLCALDIICETAMGKKIYAQSNSESEYVKCVSKMSDIISRRQRTPWFWPNFAYYSIGDGREHDSTLKVLHSFTYKVITERAENVSSVESDSDSDHGRKKRQAFLDMLLKTTDEDGNKMSHRDIQEEVDTFMFRGHDTTAASMNWVLHLMGSHPEAQSKVHQELQEVFGESNRPITTEDLKKLKYLESVIKEALRLFPSVPFFARSLGEDCHINGFKVPKGANAVIITYALHRDPRYFPEPEEFRPERFLPENSVGRPPYAYLPFSAGLRNCIGQRFALIEEKVVLASILRKFNVEACQKREELRPVGELILRPEKGIWIKLEKRKPLIPPS; encoded by the exons ATGGCAGATCTCCTGGGTGGCTTCACGCTGCCTCTGCTCGGAGCCAGCGTCTTCGTCGCCGCGCTCACCTGCTTCACCTACAGGATGCTTAGCGACTACCTGCACAAATGGTTCCAGATGAAGCCCATTCCCGAGCTGGAGGGGACGTATCCTCTGATTGGAAACGCCCTGCAGTTCAAGCCCAACGCCGGTG ATTTTTTTAACCAGATCGTGGAGTACACCCGTGAAAACTACCATCGTCCGCTCTTTAAGATCTGGGTGGGCCCGGTCccctttgtggttttgtttcacCCTGAAACCGTCGAG CCTGTCCTGACCAACGCTGTTCATATGGAGAAGAGCTACTCCTACAGTTTCCTCCACCCTTGGCTCGGGACAGGCCTCCTCACCAG CACTGGTCCCAAGTGGCGTCGCAGGCGGAAGATGTTGACGCCCACCTTTCACTTCTCCATCCTGGCCGACTTCCTGGAGGTGATGAACGAGCAAGCAGAAATCCTGGTGGAGAAGCTGGATCAACAGGCCGGGAAGGGTCCCTTCAACTGCTTCAGCTACGTCACCCTGTGCGCCCTGGACATCATCTGTG AAACTGCGATGGGAAAGAAAATATACGCCCAGAGTAATTCAGAGTCAGAGTATGTTAAATGCGTCTCCAA GATGAGCGACATCATCAGCCGCAGGCAGCGGACGCCCTGGTTCTGGCCCAACTTTGCGTACTACTCCATCGGAGACGGGCGGGAACACGACAGCACCCTCAAAGTCCTGCATTCCTTCACCTACAAA GTCATAACCGAAAGAGCGGAAAACGTCTCCTCCGTGGAGTCCGACAGCGACTCCGACCACGGCAGAAAGAAGAGACAAGCGTTCCTGGACATGCTGCTGAAGACCACGGATGAGGACGGCAACAAAATGAGCCATCGGGACATCCAGGAAGAAGTGGACACCTTCATGTTTCGG GGACACGACACCACGGCGGCGTCCATGAACTGGGTCCTGCATCTTATGGGTTCCCACCCAGAGGCGCAAAGCAAAGTCcatcaggagctccaggaggtgTTCG GTGAGTCCAACCGGCCGATTACCACCGAGGACCTGAAGAAGCTCAAGTACCTGGAGAGTGTGATCAAGGAGGCCCTGCGGCTCTTCCCCTCCGTGCCGTTCTTCGCCCGCAGCCTTGGCGAGGACTGCCACATCA ATGGTTTCAAAGTGCCCAAAGGCGCCAACGCCGTCATCATCACCTACGCTCTCCACCGCGACCCGCGCTACTTCCCCGAGCCCGAAGAGTTCCGGCCCGAGCGTTTCCTGCCTGAGAACTCGGTGGGACGGCCTCCATACGCGTACCTGCCCTTCTCCGCTGGACTGCGGAACTGTATCG GTCAGCGTTTCGCTCTGATCGAGGAAAAGGTGGTGCTGGCGTCCATCCTGCGGAAGTTCAACGTGGAGGCCTGTCAGAAGCGCGAAGAGCTGCGTCCTGTGGGAGAGCTGATTCTGCGGCCAGAGAAAGGCATCTGGATCAAGTTAGAAAAGAGGAAGCCGCTAATTCCGCCAAGCTAA